The following is a genomic window from Actinomycetota bacterium.
GCCCATAGGTCCTCCCCATTCTGCCTTCAGTGTAAGTGTGTAAGCACAGACGTCAACCACAGCGCTGCGGGATTCCGGCGGCCGACAAGGTGCGACGACCACACCCGGCTGGCCGACCAGTTGCCCGACCCGACCCGCCAGCGAGCCTGGGCCGAGCGGGACGCCGAGCGGCGTCGCTCTTGGCTCGAAGAGCTGGCTGCGACTCGGTCGAGGTGGAGATCGAGGGCGTTGGCACGTACACAAACATGGTGGGCGGTATGCGCTGCCCTGGCCGCACCGGACGAAGCGTAGGCTTGGATGTGCCGCACCGTTGGACGTTCGGCCAGGAAGGGGATGCGGTGCCGCCTGCCTCGTCGCATCAGAAGGCGCTCAACGAGCTGGAGAAGGTGTTTGGCTCGCGGTTCAGCGTCGCCCAGAGCATCCGGGAGCACCATAGCCGTGACGAGTCGGTGCTGGCGCCGGCCCTTCCGGACTGCGTGATCTTCCCCCGAACGACCGCGGAGGTGGCCGCCGCCCTTGCCGTCTGCTCCCGCTACGCCCTGCCCGTGATCCCATTCGGTGCCGGCAGCTCGCTGGAGGGCCAGGTCCTCGCGACCGTCGGCGGGGTGGCGCTGTCGACGACGGAGATGCAGCGCATCGTGCAGGTCAATCAGGAAGACCTCGATGTTGTCGTCCAGCCAGGCGTCACGCGGGGGCAACTGAACGCGGTCCTCCAGCGGCAGGGACTCTTCTTCAGCGTGGATCCGGGCGCCGACGCCACGATCGGTGGGATGCTCGCCACCCGGGCCTCCGGCACGACCACCGTCATGTACGGGACGATGAAGGACAACGTGCTGGGCCTAGAGGTGGTTCTGCCCGATGGCCGCGTGATCCGCACGGGGACCCGGGCTCGCAAGTCATCGGCCGGCTACGACCTCACCAGGCTGTTCGTCGGCTCCGAAGGCACGCTGGGCGTGATCACCGAGGCGACGCTTCGGCTGCGGGGCATCCCGGAGGAGATCTCGGCGGGGGTGTGCGCGTTCGACTCCATCGGGGATGCCGTGGCCTCGGTCATCCAGATCCTCCAGATGGGTGTTCCGGTGGCTCGCGTGGAGTTGCTGAACGAGTCCGCGATCGGGGCCATCAACTCCTACGAGGACCTCTCCTACCAGGTCGCCCCGACCCTGTTCTTCGAGTTCCACGGATCACCCGGCGGCGTCCGAGACGCCGTGGACAGCGTCGCGGCCGTCACCTCGTCCAACGCCGGCTCCAAGCTGCAGTGGGAGATCGGCCGGGAGGGTCGTGATCGTCTCTGGCGGGCGCGCCACAATGCGTACTTCGCATCGCTTGCGTTGCGTCCCAACTGCAGGGCGTTGACGACCGACGTGTGCGTGCCGATCTCCTGCCTTCGCGCATGCATCGAGCAAACCGAAGCGGATCTGGCCGACCTGGGCATGCCGAGCACGATCGTGGGTCACATCGGCGATGGGAACTTCCACGTCATCCTGCTGCTGGACCCCTCGGACCCCAAGGAGCTGGACGAGGCGCATGACTTCTACGACCGCCTGATCGACCGGGCGCTTGAGATGGGCGGGACCTGCACCGGCGAGCATGGGATCGGCCTTGGGAAGAAGCGCTACCTGGTCAAGGAGCTGGGCGAGGCGACAGAGGTGATGCGCGCGATCAAGCGGGCGCTGGACCC
Proteins encoded in this region:
- a CDS encoding FAD-linked oxidase C-terminal domain-containing protein, yielding MEIEGVGTYTNMVGGMRCPGRTGRSVGLDVPHRWTFGQEGDAVPPASSHQKALNELEKVFGSRFSVAQSIREHHSRDESVLAPALPDCVIFPRTTAEVAAALAVCSRYALPVIPFGAGSSLEGQVLATVGGVALSTTEMQRIVQVNQEDLDVVVQPGVTRGQLNAVLQRQGLFFSVDPGADATIGGMLATRASGTTTVMYGTMKDNVLGLEVVLPDGRVIRTGTRARKSSAGYDLTRLFVGSEGTLGVITEATLRLRGIPEEISAGVCAFDSIGDAVASVIQILQMGVPVARVELLNESAIGAINSYEDLSYQVAPTLFFEFHGSPGGVRDAVDSVAAVTSSNAGSKLQWEIGREGRDRLWRARHNAYFASLALRPNCRALTTDVCVPISCLRACIEQTEADLADLGMPSTIVGHIGDGNFHVILLLDPSDPKELDEAHDFYDRLIDRALEMGGTCTGEHGIGLGKKRYLVKELGEATEVMRAIKRALDPTGVMNPGKVL